In the Prosthecomicrobium sp. N25 genome, one interval contains:
- a CDS encoding PulJ/GspJ family protein — MRPPSSFRPAEALRRRGRGRTAGFSLVEVIAALVLTVALVAALMPFAGTVAARWMTGQRKIEDADLWMRATARLGDDLARAVPVMTGDEKTPRLVFRAGSREVVFVRPALSAAAGAALEAVALTVEAADDGEALVRRSVPYEPGAADRDPREFAGATTIASGPYRFSFASVSAKGERRDDWTDPKAMPRLLELTVAPASGRAAPPVPIALPVLAAAPRAAQPAQPAAPGQKPAESGGAEKVPLR, encoded by the coding sequence TTGAGACCGCCAAGCTCCTTCCGGCCCGCTGAGGCCCTCCGGCGCCGCGGCCGAGGCCGCACGGCCGGCTTCTCGCTCGTCGAGGTGATCGCCGCCCTCGTGCTCACCGTGGCGCTGGTCGCCGCCCTGATGCCCTTCGCCGGCACCGTCGCGGCGCGCTGGATGACCGGCCAGCGCAAGATCGAGGACGCGGACCTGTGGATGCGGGCGACCGCGCGCCTCGGCGACGACCTCGCCCGTGCCGTGCCGGTCATGACGGGCGACGAGAAGACCCCCCGCCTCGTCTTCCGGGCCGGCAGCCGCGAGGTGGTCTTCGTCCGCCCGGCCCTTTCGGCCGCCGCCGGCGCGGCGCTCGAGGCCGTTGCGCTCACGGTCGAGGCCGCGGACGACGGCGAGGCCCTGGTCCGCCGGTCGGTCCCCTACGAGCCCGGGGCGGCGGACCGCGACCCGCGGGAATTTGCCGGCGCGACCACGATCGCCTCCGGCCCCTACCGGTTCAGCTTCGCCTCCGTCTCCGCCAAGGGCGAGCGGCGCGACGACTGGACCGACCCGAAAGCCATGCCGCGCCTCCTGGAACTGACCGTCGCGCCGGCGTCGGGCCGCGCGGCGCCCCCGGTGCCGATCGCCCTGCCGGTCCTCGCCGCGGCCCCGCGCGCCGCCCAGCCGGCCCAGCCCGCCGCGCCCGGCCAGAAGCCGGCCGAGTCCGGCGGCGCCGAGAAGGTCCCCCTGCGCTAG